The Garra rufa chromosome 8, GarRuf1.0, whole genome shotgun sequence genome has a segment encoding these proteins:
- the irs2b gene encoding insulin receptor substrate 2 has translation MRMASPPPTGGQLISNMTVKNSNHVKKCGYLRKQKHGHKRFFVLREPSEGCRARLEYYESEKKWKNKSAAKRVIPLDSCLNINKRADAKHKHLIALYTKDEYFAVAAENEQEQEDWYMVLTDLMNEGKVSDGSASNSASSLVGFDEANYGVITPVAATYTEVWQVNLKSKGLGQSRNLTGVYRLCLSSRTISFVKLNTEVASVILQLMNIRRCGHSDSFFFIEVGRSASIGPGELWMQADDSVVAQNIHETILEAMKAMKEMSEFRPRSKSQSSGTNPISVPTRRHFNNLPPSQTGLQRRSRTDSMAATSPVTKLTSCRFRTASEGDGTAGSPISPGVNRTHLSRSNTVTARPCRTFEASSLQHSKSMCMPVSHSPHTAGSPVSMSCGSNIESGPRPSSCTASISGSPSDAGFISCDECGSSPGDIRHLLAANRSNTPESLADTPPSQEGSDLHGYMIMERPNGCGRRSIRSAAEESRDLENAYRKRTHSLTMPYQKRVPSQVSSASLDEYTLMRATYTTGAHSGRSSHTASPKVTYPEDYGDIKIGLLLKSSSSNLGDDGYMPMTPGVAPQGGKADNYMPMSPMCVSAPKQIINPRTHPLTIANGYRTNSPSSCSLDDSGYMRMLCGSKFSIDSSDGKLTNGDYLNMSPVDSVTPPDYYLSPVGTEQSPCLRHLHSFNSLPRSHKPQQTLKDVDNDQYVVMNPQNHRIIEESVNTASPTAPSPLRQSRTDSLILRHRISRPTRLSLDTFRTLPSMNEHPLPSEPKSPGEYINIDFGHVAESCTPPSTASSESPASSLGSSADHRTSPLSDYMNIDVSSQSPKSGSAAPSDRLEPLPELTSCPAHSEEEGEGERYHLTAQVAPVGPVDKAKDDYTEMTFGVPASPPQLASQPSEGGQTISLSSCMQRLNVEETVAVPAVEAFLLRGTTLALVDPDRGAKVIRADPQGRRRHSSETFSSTTTVTPVFPSFAHDARRHGSASVENVSVYVKNSDGSDEEYNSPMCRETSAGFQNGLNYIALNLMDGGLASCDSLVRFKAASCCKEGINGIHASPYASLGFKETATTVKD, from the exons ATGAGAATGGCGAGTCCGCCGCCGACGGGAGGACAGCTGATTTCAAATATGACCGTGAAGAACAGCAACCACGTTAAGAAATGCGGCTATCTGAGGAAACAGAAGCACGGACACAAGCGCTTTTTCGTGCTGAGGGAGCCGAGCGAGGGCTGTCGCGCCCGGCTGGAGTATTACGAGAGCGAGAAGAAATGGAAAAACAAGTCGGCTGCTAAACGGGTTATACCTTTGGACTCTTGCCTGAACATCAACAAGAGAGCCGATGCCAAACACAAACACCTGATCGCCCTTTACACCAAGGACGAGTATTTTGCCGTGGCTGCCGAAAACGAGCAGGAACAGGAGGACTGGTACATGGTTTTAACGGATTTAATGAACGAGGGGAAAGTGAGCGACGGCTCCGCGTCTAACTCTGCGTCTTCCCTCGTCGGCTTTGATGAGGCGAACTACGGCGTGATAACGCCCGTCGCCGCCACTTACACGGAGGTTTGGCAGGTCAATTTGAAATCTAAAGGACTCGGACAGAGCAGAAACTTGACGGGCGTTTACAGGCTGTGTTTATCCAGCCGGACCATCAGCTTCGTCAAACTCAACACGGAGGTGGCGTCGGTGATTTTACAGCTGATGAACATCCGCCGATGCGGACACTCGGACAGCTTCTTCTTCATTGAGGTGGGCCGGTCCGCGTCCATCGGACCCGGCGAGTTGTGGATGCAGGCGGACGACTCGGTGGTGGCGCAAAACATTCACGAGACTATTTTGGAGGCGATGAAAGCCATGAAAGAGATGTCAGAGTTCCGGCCGCGCAGCAAAAGCCAGTCCTCAGGTACCAACCCCATCTCTGTGCCCACCAGGCGGCACTTTAACAACCTCCCGCCGAGTCAGACCGGGCTGCAGCGGCGCTCACGCACCGACAGCATGGCAGCGACGTCTCCCGTGACGAAACTGACGTCCTGTAGGTTTCGCACGGCGAGCGAGGGTGACGGCACGGCAGGCAgccccatcagcccaggcgtgaaCAGGACGCATTTGAGCCGCTCCAACACGGTGACAGCTCGCCCATGCAGAACATTTGAGGCGTCATCCCTGCAGCATAGTAAATCCATGTGCATGCCTGTGTCTCACTCCCCTCACACAGCTGGCAGCCCTGTCAGCATGTCCTGTGGCAGTAACATAGAAAGCGGCCCTCGCCCTTCCAGCTGCACTGCTTCCATCTCGGGCTCTCCCAGCGATGCTGGCTTCATCTCTTGCGATGAGTGTGGCTCCAGCCCGGGTGATATACGGCACCTTTTAGCAGCAAACCGAAGCAACACACCTGAGTCGCTCGCTGACACACCCCCCTCACAGGAGGGCAGCGACCTGCACGGATATATGATCATGGAGAGGCCGAACGGCTGTGGACGGCGAAGCATCCGGTCAGCAGCTGAGGAAAGCAGAGATCTGGAGAATGCCTACAGGAAGAGGACACACTCCCTCACCATGCCTTACCAGAAGAGGGTGCCATCACAAGTGTCCTCAGCTTCACTGGACGAGTACACGCTCATGAGAGCCACTTACACAACTGGAGCCCATTCGGGGCGCAGCTCTCACACCGCATCCCCAAAAGTCACATACCCAGAGGATTATGGGGACATTAAAATCGGACTGCTACTGAAAAGTTCCAGCAGTAATCTGGGCGATGATGGCTACATGCCAATGACGCCAGGTGTGGCTCCGCAAGGGGGGAAGGCTGACAACTACATGCCTATGAGCCCAATgtgcgtttctgctccgaagcaGATAATCAACCCCAGGACGCACCCCCTCACTATAGCTAATGGTTACAGAACCAATTCCCCCAGCAGCTGTTCTTTGGATGACAGTGGCTACATGAGGATGCTGTGTGGCTCTAAATTCTCAATAGACAGCTCAGATGGGAAACTGACGAATGGTGATTACCTCAACATGTCGCCTGTAGATTCGGTCACGCCACCAGACTACTACCTGAGCCCTGTGGGTACCGAGCAGTCTCCCTGTCTCCGACATCTTCACTCATTTAACTCTTTGCCCCGCAGTCATAAGCCCCAGCAGACACTAAAGGATGTGGACAATGATCAGTATGTTGTCATGAATCCTCAAAATCACAGGATAATTGAGGAGTCAGTAAACACAGCATCCCCCACTGCCCCATCTCCTCTAAGACAAAGCCGCACAGACAGCCTCATCCTCCGGCACAGGATCAGCCGGCCCACCCGCCTCTCCCTAGACACGTTCCGGACATTACCTAGTATGAATGAGCATCCCCTCCCCTCTGAGCCAAAAAGCCCTGGTGAGTACATAAACATAGACTTTGGACATGTTGCTGAAAGTTGCACTCCGCCCTCCACTGCTTCCTCTGAGAGCCCAGCCTCATCCCTCGGATCGTCCGCCGATCACAGGACGTCCCCCCTCTCTGATTACATGAACATTGATGTGAGCTCGCAGTCACCCAAATCTGGAAGCGCTGCTCCATCTGATCGTTTGGAGCCCCTTCCTGAgctcacatcctgccccgcccaCTCTGAGGAAGAGGGGGAAGGTGAGAGGTACCACCTCACTGCACAGGTGGCACCAGTGGGCCCAGTTGACAAAGCTAAAGACGATTACACAGAGATGACGTTCGGCGTGCCCGCTTCCCCTCCGCAGCTAGCTTCGCAGCCTTCAGAAGGTGGGCAGACCATCAGCCTGTCCTCTTGCATGCAGAGGCTGAATGTGGAGGAGACTGTGGCAGTGCCTGCGGTTGAGGCTTTTCTGCTGCGTGGCACCACTCTGGCCTTGGTGGACCCTGACCGGGGTGCCAAGGTGATCCGTGCCGACCCCCAGGGACGCAGGCGGCACAGTTCAGAGACattctcctcaaccaccaccgtAACACCAGTTTTTCCCTCATTCGCACACGACGCCAGGCGGCACGGTTCGGCCTCTGTGGAGAATGTGTCTGTTTATGTGAAGAACAGCGACGGATCGGATGAAGAGTATAACAGTCCCATGTGCCGGGAGACTTCGGCTGGCTTTCAAAATGGACTTAACTACATTGCCTTAAACTTGATGGATGGAGGACTTGCCAGCTGTGATTCTCTAGTCCGGTTCAAAGCTGCCAGCTGCTGTAAAGAGGGCATCAATGGAATACACGCCAGTCCGTATGCCAGCCTTGGGTTCAAGGAGACGGCAACAACAGTAAAAG ACTAA